GTTCTTTGGGACCGTGTGCGTGAATTCCTTCAATTTTAGGATCTCGTCCCGAGGGAGAAACGTCTTCTGTACGTGTGAAtcgaggatcattcccagaaagGTCAGACATCTGTTTGGAAGTAACTGTGACTTTAGTATGTTTACTAGCCATCCTAGGTTGTGGAGGGTCCTGAGGGAAAACTCTAGATGGGACTGGAGCAATAATGCCGAGACCGCTATgaggagccaatcgtccagatatgggaccacctttatgccttttttcctcaggaaggccacgaccACTGACATGAGCTTCGTGAAGATCCGTGGTGAGGAAGCAATTCCAAAAGGAAGAccccgaaactgaaaatgccgAATACCTTGAGGCAATGGAACGGCCAGACGGAGGAATCTTTGGTGGTCTTTTTTGACGGGAACAGGTAGATAGGCATCCCGCAGGTCTATggtgaccatgaagtcccccGAAGAAATAATCTCTGTGGCagacttcagggattccatccggaATCTGTTGTATCTTATACAGGTGTTCACCAACTGTAGGTTGATTATTAGCCTGAATTTCCCGGATGGTTTTGGCACGACAAAGACGTGGGAGTAGGTTCCCTCTCCTATCTCTTGATGAGGAACCGGGACCAGAGCCCTTTCGTGAATTAAGTTGTTGAGTGTGGAGAAGAACCCCGatcttttccaaggatctgcatggacagcaggaatttcTGGGCCGGTAGGTGAGTAAACTCCAGTGCATAGCCTTGCTCGATGATGCGAAGGACCCAGGGGCctgaggtgatctcttcccaAGCATGAATGAAACCGGTTAACCTGCCCCCTACCTGAAGCCTGCTGGCGTCATAACCTTCCTGCTTTACTGTccctgcctcttcctctctggaatctaccTCTTGCGTAAGGTTTACCCCGAAATAACTGGTAGTCTTGATTGGAGGTTGAGGGCCTGTAGGACTCTCTGTCTCTTGGAGCTCTGTAATAATTTGACCTGAAACGAGGTGGTCCTTTTctctgaggtaaccagtgcttCTCCGCCGTGGTGGATTCTAGAATCGTGTCGAGGTCGCTACCGAAGAGGTGGCTCCCCTGGAacggaatgctgcacagcttgtgttttgAGGCATTATCTGCAGACCATGACTTAAGCCAGAGAGCTCGTCTAGAAACCGTTGAAAGCGCAGTGGCTTTAGCAGACATACGGACTGATTCAATGGAGGCATCGGAGATGAAGTCAACTGCTAAGTAGGTGTCGGACAGGTTTCTTGCGACCTGCTCAGTCCCTGGAATAGCTGCAACGTCTTCCACCGCCTGTTGGAGCCGGACTttaatggctctagaagttgacgCCATGGCAATAGCTGGACGAAAGTTCGCCGCTGCTGCTTCAAAGGACCTTTTGGGGCCATTCTCAGCCCTccggtccatggggtctttgaaatgGGACACGTCCTCCAACGGAATGGCTGTTTTTTTCGTGGCCTTGGCTACTGCGGTGTCCACTTTCGGGACTTCCCAGGTATCAGAATTCTTACTATCGAAAGGAAAAAGCTTTTTGATTCTGGAAGATGTAAAGAATCTCCGGTCAGGATatttccactgctccgtgaTAATGGCAGAAAGTGAATCGTGGAGTGGAAAGGTCTGTGGtttcctagagtgaccctgaaaaggatctGGTTTTGAAACTGGTATGTCATCCTGTAGATTCAAAGTAGATCTGACTGCAGAGATGAGTTTCCCTGTTTCTTCGACTGAGAAGAAAAAGGTTTCCTCTTTAATCGCCCCGTCCTCATCCGAAAAAGGAGCCGAATAATCTTCCAGGGTATCTGTAAGAAAATTTGGTGGACCCTGCTGGTAAGGTTGTTGCTGAGGCACCGGCGCCTGAGTGGAGCTTGCCATGGCtcgaaaacagtcaaaggtagactgaagttcccccttcaaccaggaggtaaattctGTCGTGGAAACttctttaggccgagagcaggagCTGCACATTTTGGCCAAAGGGTCATGCAGGGTCTTCTTACAGGATAAGCAGGCTTTGTGTTTCGTCTTTCCCGCAGATttcctatgtggggaggccTCAGGAGGGATGTCCGGATTTTTGTCTGACATGACTgaggagaaaaaacacaaagatgTAACCGCAGAAAGCAATGGAATAGGCAACGGAAATCTCCCTCCAAACCGAGAGGGAAACACCTACTTGAAATGGCAATATACAATCctcaggcacaggcaggcacaaTAGAAGAGTAGTAGATTCAATAATACAGCACAGAAACAAAGAGCAAGGAACgatcttacccattctggcatttaggtgCCCAGGCCAGGAAACATCATATCTGGAAATTCCCAGCCGATTGACCTCTCGAGACCCCGGGCGCAGCGCCGGAAGTGATGCAGAGTggagattgtaaaaaaaacggGTGCCGCAAAACCAGCAGCGCCGGTTAGAGATCTTCCCCTGCAGTGCCTCACGCTGAGGATTCCCCGGGACGGAGTGAACTGGAGCCCGATGATGCACatcccagtgagccccctgggctgtgggcagaGTCGAACGAGGGCTGAGCCTCGTGTGCGTTGCCATGATGACCACGGAATTAcagcctccgaggctgccgcaTGAACCTGGATCCACACGGGACCGCTACCGGGTATCAGAAAAAGGacgcccccccggggctccgagaaaacaacaaaagagaaagaaggtaagcttcagcctaaccgctacctgagtagggcaggaaacaacactggggaggaagggggaggtttcctttttttatagtgtttccttGGAATGACAAGGAAAAccctctcctgagccaacaaagaatATTTTGCTCCCCTCCTTGAAAAATTCCTGTGGGCGCCCATGAAAATGGCTCATTGtcaaggaccaggctgttttttatttgttgtatccttcatgaccaaggctgttttcaCATCTTTggggtgctcgtgtttagctgtaaatttcttctctcttgtttagtatacccacacaaatcataaaggactttcttcagataccactTTTTATATcatctaatataataataaaatatggtgaaaattgaaaaaatattttacacatctacaaaagataaagaaaaacctgctaaatagactCTActatttagaaatacccaatgtatttcaaataatggtattttaacactttccatgcactaattctacacattgacttgcatggttgaatgtagTACTTGTATTTGACGTGTAGGTGGAGCCCAGAGTTTTCAGCAGGGTCTGGAGTGACTCttttggaaacttgtttattgTTTAATGGGCGCCTGCGAGAGACACAATCTTGTGACCGTTATCTGGCGAACATACTTTCACCTGAGAAGAGCAGGATGCAAACTATAAAGCCCCCAGAACCTCCCCCTTTTTGTCTCGGTGTAATAAACAAGATCAATTTACTACTGATGCCACAAAAAACCCCACTTTAGGTGGGAAATAAACCATCAGGTAAAAAGTTACCAAAATCTAGATGCACCAGTGTACAATCCTGCAGAGtatttaattaaccccttaagcacaatgggcggtccctaaactcattgaaaacaatgcattaaggggttaaaggacacTTTTCTACTGTATCCATTAGTACTATTGGTTCCATTTTATGTCTTGTAAATGGTTCACTAGTTTTTGCTTTGACTATTATAATTGGTTCCCTGTTCCACACTTCCCCTTCTCATTAGTCTCTCTACAGAAACCCAATTAGAATTTTTATCTATGATAACATCCATGCATTGCTTTCGTCTGTCTTTAAAAAGCCCTGCGTTATCTGAATAAAGTGCTTTTCCACTCGCTTCTTGACTGGTGTACTCTTCTGTGTGCTTGGTGGTAAGGACATTTTTCTCAGAGGAGCATATTTATTCTGAGACCCAGATGGCTACCCATCTTGTAGCCAGTATTAGGAATACGGCAACAACAGTCAGGGATAGGAGCAGTCACCCTGGCTTCCCGTAACAATAGCTGTATGCATAATGCTAAAAGAGGGTGTCATACGACTTCAATTAGCTTAAAGAAGTTTATATGCCTGACCATTCTTTTAGAAGGAGGACTGGGCTAGCAATACAGTATGCATATTTCATGAAGGGGGAGATTTCTTGAAAATTAACTTAACTATGTATTATgtccttgcaggagaagctcgttTGATTATATATAAACGTTTAGGGGTTGAAATGTTCAACTTTCCTCCGAACTCCTAGGTTAGAAGATACAGTCAAACACATCAAGAGATACTGATTTAGCCTTGACCTCTAATAACAAAACATACACAACCACAAATGTATCAGGATTTAAGCAGAAATTGTGGTtttcaaaagaaaacagaaaaatagaaaggatttttaatatagtaaaaacaaaaaccaatgAACTATCAATAGTTATGGAACCACTGTTTACTTTAGCCAAAGAATGTAGGATAAGCCATATCACACGCCATAATCCAGAAGTATTTCTTTTCGACTTGCAaggcacatacatacatacatttcccGAGTTAACACAGCAGATGTACTCCCTGAATTTGActctttaaaataacaaaagttctGAAAGCAATTTAGAAATATAGTTACCATTTTTTCCAGGttcaaaaaaatcttgtttgtaCAAGGTCATGCAACATTCTTAAAAATGATATCACaaatgtgagatatatatattatatctattcaGGATTAAATATCTGGCTAGACACAcagcacatacatacatccttTTGGGTGGAAGTTATTTGCAATTACTctgaaaaaggggggggggatccagACAAATGTTATTATTGCTTTTGGTATTGGATGCACCATAAAGCTTTCATTTGTTTTAGGAAAAGATTTGaaattaacacaaaataaaccaaCCACAATGTGTTCCATATAACATTTTTGATACCGCTTCTATTGTTTGTCTAGAAAGATAAAATAGACAGGCAGCTTCTATTCCAGAGCCAATCACAGGAATGGGAACCAAATAAGACCAGAGGGATCTATTAACTAAAGGGAGAATGACAGCACAGACTGCAAGAGTCATAGTTTCTAATCCCAATCTTTACTATACATAAAAGGTACAACCCAGAGCCTGACTGGTCCTGTACAACAAAGGAGTTAAAACAGCAAGAATTCTTTGGTCTTCACGCCCATTcaattatacattacacaggtcctgctcagcccttcttgttgGGAAAAACCTACcagtgttgacccttcataataaatagtgtaGCGAGGCAGCCAAAAGCACAAGTCTCCTGCAAACTTTCCTGAatactctccctttagtgaattaacCTCAAAAGGGTAGTTGGAGCTGTAATGAATTTAGATTAAATCACTTATtttgaagtaaaaaaactaaaatcttcTTGCTGAATATTGAATACTTTTAGCAAAATGTTATATGTCCAACAGATTTTGAAATATACAGTCAAAGTGGCCAGTGTGGTTACATTGTCAGTGCATTTTTGACATTTGTATGTGtctaaattaaaatacaagTCTTCCGATGGTGCTAAATCCTCCATCACCGCCACCACCGCTAGGACCACAGCTCCCTGGGGGATCATTGTCATCAAAGCCATTAGGTCGAAAAGAACAAGAAGCAGAAGCTGCTTGGAGTGCACGTGCCCGGGCATTGAGCTCCTgctcctaaataaaaaaaataaataaaaaaatgggggaACAAATTATGTCTAATTCCACTAACGTATTTCCAGCAgctaaataccatatttgctcagtTATAAAACgctcaaaatttgaatattaatttaggaaaaaagaaaataatatttaataatagttATGATTGGGaaaaaagatttttctgtttttatttccttttatatgccaacctgcccccccagttatgcacatcggACCCCAGGCTTGCTGcacctagaaatgccttttaacttcctatatgccactctgtccccagttatgccttataccccctatatgtcactttGCCCCAagatttgccttttaaccccctatatgccactctgccccaagatatgccttttaaccccctatatgccactctgccccaagatatgccttttaacaccctatatgccactctgccccaagatatgccttttaacaccctatatgccactctgccccaagatatgccttttaacaccctatatgccactctgcctacagaaattcCTTAtctcccccatatgccactctgcccccccccccgacttaccaatgcttccCCAGACTCATCCCCCATACTTCAGGTtacctggtgtctagtggacatctgcgcaatgcgtgtagacaacctctgctaccCATTagttccactggggcttctatgacagagcactggaaggtcatgtcacaccggtgctccgtcatagaagccctggcggaagtgcccgCAGCAGGGAAGTTGTTTGCACGCATCACGCAGACATTCatcggctgacagagaggaggatccaggttcctgGCAGCGCTCTAGggtacctggatcctcctctctggtaacctccgctgctgccggcacttcctctgtggacttctatgacggagtgccGGCAGCACcggaggttaccagagaggaggatccaggtcccctgcagcgctgtgggggatctggatctcttgtagtcagacctctatttgaggtctgattataagtcgcccttgaatataagacgaggggtatttttcagagcattgaaaaacctcgtcttataatcgagcaaatacgtatTTAACAGTTCATTCACATAAAAAAGGTACAtagaccaaattaaatttacatCAAACATAAGCATATTTTTAAACTTACATATCGCATAAAAGCAGACACTCCTGTCCTTCTTACCTGTAAGTAGAGCTTGTTATCTTTTGTGATAGCATCCATGAGCTCCTTCTGCAACGGGGGCTCTCCATTTACCCACAGACCATTTGCTGAATTAGGCTGGGCACTATGTACACCACTAGCGATgtgctttttataaataagcaCATACGCTGTGTCCTTTGGAAACCTACTGGTGATATTCAATACAGACTGAAACGAAGTAAATGTAACCCTACTGTCATTAAACAGAAACCATTCTTTCGACATATCACTGCATGGGGGTTCACTTCCGACAACAGAGTTTAATGTTTCACTACCAACTACTTGAACTTGTGATGGATTTAGAGTGCGTGTCTCAGGATGAAGACAACTTGATGTACTAGTAACGTTCCTGGCATAGGAATAATAATGTCCACTTTCAGATGATGTTCCAGAATGTACCACAAGAGAACTTAAAACATAGGGTACTAGCTGGGTACAACACATGTCTTCTATACCAGAGGGTTTCAACTTTTTTGCCAAATTCTCACCAACATCAGAAATATCAATGTCTAGAGTACAATCTCCCGGTGAAGCCAGAGAGGTAGTTCTTTCAACTGGCAATTCCACCACTAACGGAATGGACACATTATCCAATATCTTGCGTCTTACATGACACTTTGGATCATATGAAAATCGTAGTAACGTTAGAATGAGGTATTCTGGCTCTTCCAAGATCTGCATAGTCTTTTCTGCGTCCTGAAGGGAAGAACATTTTTCACAATGATACCGATTATCTCCATGAAGAACCTCAGGTGCTAGAAAATAGCTCAGCAAGTCTGTAACAGAAAGTGCTCTATGTTTTCCAATTTTACAGGATGAGGCATTATGAGATTCAAGTGTATTGTCACACAGAGATGTGTCCACAACACAGTTAAGGTTAGACTGTGCTTCACTGACGGCAACTTTGTCTTTTAAGGGCCCGGGAGAAGCAGTTTCTTCAACACAGGGGTTTATATCAATTTCGATACAATCATCATCCTTTTCCTTGGGAGAACAAATTACACTCTGCATAGATTTTTCAGCAAATGCTGGACAAAAAGCTAGCGAAAGATCTGTAAAGGGTTCAGTCTTTTGTGAAGTGCTTTTGCAATTCAGACAACAAATATTGGTTTGAAGTTTACCACCaaacatattttctattaatgttttttcttctcgGCCCCAGCTTGTGCTTTTCGGATTACAATGGGTGCCTGAAAGCCCTTCAGTGGCCAAGGATGAGATCTCCTGAAGAATGCCATCAGTAACTGGGTTATCAGGAGTAGTCCTTGAAGACAGTGCTTTCACGGTTTTCTCTTCTTCATGcaatctaataaaataaaaatcacatttgAGGACTGAAATACTCAAAAAGAGGAGGAGTTTGAACTACTGATTTCGAGAGGCCAGGTCAAGCCAAGCACTTGGCAGGAGCCTGGCTTGAGCTAATGGCGACTTGTCCAGGTACATGTAAAACTGCAATTTCTGAAAAGAATGAGCAGTATCTAGAGGACCTTAAAAACATACCTGTCCAGAAGAAATCTGAGGTATTCTGAACAGTCTTGTTGAGATCGAGGTGTGAACCAAGGAGGTCTAGAAGCCTCAAAAAATACATGGGGGGCGTAAGCTTCTCGCTGagggggaacaaaaaaaaacaatatatttaaattctaaTTTCCTGAGAAAACAGTGTAAAACAGTCCCCAGGGTATGAAATTGAACCAAATGTTTATAGACAACATATTGCACAAAAGATTTACTTACGTTTTATGATTTAGTTTTAAAGAGTCAAAAAATGGGGCAAACATGATTATGCAGAGAATGGATGACAGTAAGGGAAGGATTGTTAACATCTTCattagatatttaaaaaaaaaactttactgtACTGTTTTCTGTACTGGGGATTCGTGATGGCGTAGAAAGATGTGATGCACATTCTTGTAACTGTACCACCCAATTTGCTATgatgcatattttaataaaaaggaaaattctGGGTTAACACACCGTACCTGAGTGTGAGCCAAGAAGGCAAAAAGGTGCTGCAGTTTCTTCATCAATAAGTTACCACCATTCAAATTTAAAGATAGCACCCGTCTCCTaaaacttaaaagaaaaaaaaaatagaatttttttttctgggtaaCACATACATTTTAGGTTAATGATTTCAGCCTTCACACAAAGGCACAGAATACGTCTGAAAATTATGAGATAGGAATTACCAAAAAgacaaaaggtaataaaaaatgaacttaTAACTTACTCTGTTGCCATGAATAATGCTTGTAAAACACTATTCATATAGCATGTGTTTCCAAGGTTAATTAGCCCAGTTTTCCCAGTTTCTGATTTCCCTGATAGTCTGGGTAAACAAGAAGCCAAAGCATTGGATTGGGATGTCCAGGCACTTTGGTTTAGTATGAGTTTTATTTTCTCCTCGGAAGGTTTAGGCAGATCCTGTATGAAGGAGAAACAGAACCAACAAACAATGTCTTAAAATGCAGACATTTTAATTAGTTGCCAAATTTGGTTTACTGGCACAAGAAGCCAGTTGTTGCAATCAGATTTACCAATCACTCCACATTCAGTCCTGGAATTCCCCATTTCACTGTCTCTCTTGATGATGAAAAACATGATTGTGTTTGAAACCACAGCCAGCACTCCTGAGTGAGCATCAAACAATCACTCTTTGTCTCCCTTCTCTTACTGATGTGCCACTAAATTTTCTTGGCTCTCAGGATACTGCAAAGTTTGTGGTTCACACTTAATACGGAGATCAACAATTTTATAaacgaataataaaaaaaaggaacaagatGGCATTTCAACTTGGTTTGTGAAAAGCAGAAATCGGCCACCTTACCACAGTGCCTATCATTCCACACAAGAAGTACTTCAAAGTATCTACACCTTAGTGAAATAGGTTACTTTTACATTAAACTAGGGAAGCTACAGAGACACCCTGATCGACTTGGAGCATTAGTGTTACATGCCATTATTAATGCACATTAACAGTCTTTTAACAGTAGATGTTGCCAtaattattttgctatttgaGGAGGAACTAGCTGATATCCTCACCTAaccctaaaatatttaaatccaaTCAGCAATTTCACACAGAAACTCCTTGATATTTTGCCTGCATGAGCAAATCACCTGACTATTATTGGCCATCATCCCTCTAGAAACACGTTGCAGTAGGTTTTACCAATGAAACACTCGATACCACACCAGTTGCTACGCAAATCTGAATGTAGCAGGGTGCATAACAAGTGGTGCACTAAAATACTATGGTAAAGTGCCTTGTAGCTGAACTCGTGTTAGCCATGGGCTATACTTCCCAGAAAACATCTGAACAATCATCAATGGAATCAGAAACATGACTGCTTGAGTCAAAATGGAGATGAAGAGGTATGAGGAAAAAACGCTATTCAACATGGTTTAGTTCatgaaaaaagaacatttataaaCACTGTTGTCAAGACAaaattttaagcatttttgaAACTAACTTAGGGTAGTATTCACTAAAAGTTTTGAAAACCCAACATCCTTTCATTTACCTGAGTGCCCAATGACTTCAATGTGGATTATTCTCAGGAACTTGTGGCAAACTTTCATCACCCAGAGATGACAGAATTTCGCCAAGAATTGTGGTACTCAAGGTAGCCATGAATTTTGCATCTAGTCCAGCCATGCTAATTTGATTTCTAGCTGGCTGATTATAGTTTAGTGACTAGGGAGACAATTATCAGGTTTTTAACAGAAACGTATCCCATTTCTTGTCTTTCGTTTTGTGTCCTATAGCAAAAACAGTAATTTCAAATCTCTTACGTTCagtaaaataattcattttcctAGCTTTCCTTTCTCTAACAAAAATGGCTAGTATTACATAAAATACCATGCCTCACTTATTCACAGAAGGTGcacaatataaataacacaatatactGAGAAACAATGAGAAAAGTTGCAAATTACAACAGCAGTAGAATAGCAAAGTACATTTTTACACATGAAAGAGGCATATAAGCTGATGGAAATTATTTACAATGAATGTTACCTTAAGAGCTTCCAAGATAGATTCATATAAATCTGGAAATCCAGAGCAATGGTAAATCATACAATGCATTAATTCGGAAAACTGGACTAAGAAGGTTGTACTTGAAGGGAGACCATCGTTCTTTAAAGACTGAACCAGATTGACAACATGGGGGACAACCTAAAGAAggaatagattttaaaaaaataaaattaaaaaagagttTCCAAATGTGACATGTTAagaaactgaaaaacaaaattacttATTGGTAATTGGGTACAATCAAAACTGAAAGCATATGGAATATACATAAGAAAAAGCTACCTAATGTTGTTATGGATAACAAAATAGCTCAATGAAAttggtctatttactaaagagagagttgtggtttttacTTCCTCAATTCTCTGTGCTTTATGATTGGACAACTCCAAtgtgcttctgctgcaggatgagcttggctggccctgtatgtatatttaaatcagtgagagtTCTTTAAACTCTCCTTCAGTACCACTATTTCACCCATAAGCAAGAGTGATTGCCTTAAGGAAAACTACCTACAACATGGAGAGAAGTAGTGATGAGTTTCAAAAGAAGGCAGAGTGAGGTGCTTCAGAGCAGAATTCAAGTACCAGGTAAGCATATGGGGCTGAGTTAAATCTGGAGCCTAGATAAACATAAGGACTTGTTGATGAGAGGCTAGATCAGTCCAGTAAGTTGCTCATCCCAGCAATATGAACCTTAATGGCGGCTGTATGCAAGGCTGTGGAGAAATTAGCATATATAAAGTATAGGGCCAGAAGGACAGAAGGCAGGATAGCAGCATATCATTTTCTGGTAACTAGCTAACTGCAACAGCACATACAAGTTCATTACACAACCAGGAGACAGTTGTCCATCAGTTGAAGAAGGATGGAGGAGAGATTGAAACAATTTGAAAAGTGAAAGGGTAGccataaacacatattggagttTAAGATGTACTGGACATGGCAATATAGCATGCCATTGACCAAAGAAATAAAACTACAATGGTAATAGTGGATAAAGAGAACCCAAGCAAACACATCACATCAGGACTACAACCCTGGGTTAAGATAAAACGTACCAAATGGAAAGCTTCTGGAGAATGTTGAAAGCTTAGCAACATATGTGATAGGACAGCCAAAGCACCAGGCCTTACCAGGGGAAACCATAGTCTATTgaaaacctgaaataaaaataataataaaaaaaaaaggagatatgtaTGACAAGCAAAACAACTACAACCACATGTATTCTTGgaatcatttaattttatagTTTTAATTGATGTATTAAAGTATGTTTGCCACAAGTTTTCGTTCAGTCGTAGGTGGATGCTTACTTGGTGATCAACATCTACCAAATTTTGTCCATAGACGTAT
The DNA window shown above is from Spea bombifrons isolate aSpeBom1 chromosome 1, aSpeBom1.2.pri, whole genome shotgun sequence and carries:
- the USP38 gene encoding ubiquitin carboxyl-terminal hydrolase 38; translated protein: MDKILEGLVTSTHPLNLKKVIVKKVVESAENSISEEQCKAMFSLTTRLVLEGEDYFQKQVGHQVLEAYARYHRSEFENFFNRNFVLSLLQEGYRSLDRKDLAIIDYIHNGLKLIMSCPSVLDIFAVLQVEVFRIVCERPGPLLCSRVSELLSDFVQCIPKGEMSIAFCKQLVRTIGHFQCISTLEKELREYVSQVTKVSNLLQNIWKAEPCTLLPSLQEVFAIISSTDASFEPSVALASLVQHIPLQMITVLIRSLTTDPNVKDASMTEALCRMIDWLSWPLAQHVETWVIALLKGLASVQKFTILIDVTLLKIELVFNRLWFPLVRPGALAVLSHMLLSFQHSPEAFHLVVPHVVNLVQSLKNDGLPSSTTFLVQFSELMHCMIYHCSGFPDLYESILEALKDLPKPSEEKIKLILNQSAWTSQSNALASCLPRLSGKSETGKTGLINLGNTCYMNSVLQALFMATDFRRRVLSLNLNGGNLLMKKLQHLFAFLAHTQREAYAPHVFFEASRPPWFTPRSQQDCSEYLRFLLDRLHEEEKTVKALSSRTTPDNPVTDGILQEISSLATEGLSGTHCNPKSTSWGREEKTLIENMFGGKLQTNICCLNCKSTSQKTEPFTDLSLAFCPAFAEKSMQSVICSPKEKDDDCIEIDINPCVEETASPGPLKDKVAVSEAQSNLNCVVDTSLCDNTLESHNASSCKIGKHRALSVTDLLSYFLAPEVLHGDNRYHCEKCSSLQDAEKTMQILEEPEYLILTLLRFSYDPKCHVRRKILDNVSIPLVVELPVERTTSLASPGDCTLDIDISDVGENLAKKLKPSGIEDMCCTQLVPYVLSSLVVHSGTSSESGHYYSYARNVTSTSSCLHPETRTLNPSQVQVVGSETLNSVVGSEPPCSDMSKEWFLFNDSRVTFTSFQSVLNITSRFPKDTAYVLIYKKHIASGVHSAQPNSANGLWVNGEPPLQKELMDAITKDNKLYLQEQELNARARALQAASASCSFRPNGFDDNDPPGSCGPSGGGGDGGFSTIGRLVF